From Brevinematales bacterium, a single genomic window includes:
- the gatC gene encoding Asp-tRNA(Asn)/Glu-tRNA(Gln) amidotransferase subunit GatC yields MPEIGLKDVENTAKLAKLEFTGAETEKFAGQFSKIVKFVEKISELNTDNIPPTTHAVEKRNVIREDKAGESMPIDVFEKTAPKAMDRSIVVPRVIEH; encoded by the coding sequence ATGCCGGAAATCGGTTTGAAAGATGTGGAAAACACCGCGAAGCTCGCAAAGCTCGAATTCACCGGGGCGGAAACCGAGAAATTCGCCGGGCAGTTTTCAAAGATCGTGAAATTTGTCGAGAAAATCAGCGAACTGAATACCGACAATATCCCGCCCACCACGCACGCGGTCGAGAAGCGGAATGTGATCCGCGAAGACAAGGCCGGGGAATCCATGCCGATCGACGTATTCGAGAAAACCGCTCCCAAGGCGATGGACAGGAGTATCGTCGTCCCGCGCGTCATCGAACATTAA
- the trmB gene encoding tRNA (guanosine(46)-N7)-methyltransferase TrmB, which yields MITSEYFPFIPNEVEICDNHLDSLIEGKEVVIDMGCGHGDFMIEFAPKRPDTLFIGIEVMRKRAHKTGHRLAKRNLTNFHMIAFAGENVLKTLFPTGSVDEIHINFPEPWQRERFWKTRILKPSFIVQAARILKPGGILNFVTDIEKYAKYASESIARLPQFSNLYDQPYLKDICEGFPTLFYRKMSPLRPINYVSFKRV from the coding sequence ATGATTACCAGCGAATATTTCCCGTTCATTCCCAACGAGGTCGAGATTTGCGACAATCATCTCGATTCTTTGATCGAGGGGAAGGAAGTAGTCATCGATATGGGGTGCGGCCACGGCGATTTTATGATCGAGTTCGCGCCCAAACGCCCCGATACCCTGTTCATCGGTATCGAGGTGATGCGGAAACGCGCGCATAAGACCGGGCACCGTCTCGCGAAACGGAATTTGACGAATTTTCACATGATCGCGTTCGCCGGGGAGAATGTCCTGAAGACCCTGTTCCCCACGGGATCGGTCGATGAAATCCATATCAATTTTCCCGAACCGTGGCAGCGCGAACGATTCTGGAAAACCCGCATCCTGAAACCTTCGTTTATCGTACAGGCCGCGCGCATCCTCAAACCCGGCGGTATCCTCAACTTTGTCACCGATATCGAGAAGTACGCGAAATACGCCTCGGAAAGTATCGCCCGACTCCCCCAATTCTCCAATCTGTACGATCAGCCCTATCTGAAGGATATCTGCGAAGGATTCCCCACCCTGTTTTACCGCAAGATGAGCCCGCTTCGCCCTATCAACTACGTCAGCTTTAAAAGAGTTTAA
- a CDS encoding CoA pyrophosphatase: MNEKDLDKLVSRLPAAPGIMGREEYFNPAILIPLVMMSDGYHFLFEVRAENIPQGGEVCFPGGRFNASYDSSLEDTAIRETSEELGLSADRIRILGCTDTFISAHMVAVNGFLGVLDIGSIDEVRPDPMEVQRVFTIPVEYFQKHRPEIYHAEICASPYSNDGELLFPAAELGLPERYCQPWGTRRYEIRVYRTDPVIWGITGRFIEEVVDILKR, translated from the coding sequence ATGAATGAGAAAGACCTGGATAAACTGGTTTCACGCCTCCCGGCTGCCCCGGGCATCATGGGAAGGGAGGAGTATTTCAACCCCGCGATTCTGATACCGCTGGTAATGATGAGCGACGGGTATCATTTCCTGTTCGAGGTACGCGCGGAGAATATCCCGCAGGGGGGCGAGGTCTGTTTTCCCGGCGGGCGTTTTAACGCGTCCTACGATTCGTCTCTCGAGGATACCGCGATACGGGAGACCTCCGAGGAACTGGGGCTGTCCGCCGACCGGATCAGGATACTCGGCTGTACCGATACGTTTATCTCCGCGCATATGGTGGCCGTCAACGGATTCCTCGGGGTACTGGATATCGGCTCGATCGACGAGGTACGTCCCGATCCGATGGAAGTCCAGCGCGTATTCACTATCCCCGTCGAGTATTTTCAGAAGCATCGCCCGGAAATTTATCATGCCGAAATATGCGCGAGTCCTTATTCCAATGATGGAGAATTGCTGTTCCCGGCGGCGGAGCTCGGCCTCCCCGAACGCTACTGTCAGCCGTGGGGAACCCGCCGTTATGAAATCCGCGTCTATCGTACCGACCCTGTGATATGGGGCATCACCGGCCGCTTTATCGAGGAGGTGGTGGATATACTGAAACGCTGA
- a CDS encoding glyoxalase/bleomycin resistance/dioxygenase family protein — MKFICPLIVVEDIARSREFYEKTLGCKVKLDFGQNVAFEGDFAIHLRSHYEGLTGKKSVSGSTRPNNLELYFESGELESDYDKIIASGAEIVHELREQPWGQRVFRFYDPDGYIIEIGESLDSTARRFYNDGMTAEEIHARIGMPMEYIKQAIGVK, encoded by the coding sequence ATGAAATTTATTTGCCCCCTGATAGTCGTCGAGGATATCGCCCGCTCGCGCGAGTTTTATGAGAAAACGCTGGGTTGTAAAGTCAAGCTGGATTTCGGGCAGAATGTGGCGTTCGAGGGAGATTTCGCGATTCACCTTCGGAGCCACTACGAGGGGCTTACCGGAAAGAAATCCGTATCCGGGAGTACCCGCCCGAACAATCTCGAACTTTATTTCGAGAGCGGCGAATTGGAATCCGATTACGATAAGATTATCGCGAGCGGCGCGGAGATAGTGCACGAGCTTCGCGAACAACCGTGGGGACAGCGCGTCTTCCGGTTCTACGACCCCGACGGGTATATTATCGAGATCGGGGAATCTCTGGACTCGACGGCCCGCCGCTTCTATAACGACGGGATGACCGCGGAGGAAATCCACGCGCGTATCGGGATGCCGATGGAGTATATTAAGCAGGCTATCGGGGTGAAGTGA
- a CDS encoding alpha/beta hydrolase, with translation MKKTILVITVSMMIGLAGCGGDPYKEIKGDVVHVASPDLLLQGPVKIPLSEYKSDYMSPTPQVVIYLPAGYETNDAKYPVLYMHDGQNLDKWKIAENVSALVGKGLIPPIIVVGIYHRGDKRIFDYSPTFNKNIGFGETSGGLTNYGKFLVEVVKPYIDSHYRTLAGRENTAVMGSSMGGLASFNLLGWYPEIFSKAGCLSPILRWNVVEGEKLNKHLFFEKDAKIYIDGGWMETVERWDMIPSMRKILSWLNAFGFTQGKQYYYYELPSGNHNEYDWSMRLYIPLMYFFGNSGSGVRELSLTVLPVKIGKGDISTVIPVAELSNGMKMTPIPGAFQSSDPKTASVDKWGAVTGLKEGAVKITYQYGGIVQSVDMNVMAKSRDAVSVTVKITVPQGSPDFIVRILSLNGKSDNTAITPKKADSGEWTIGFDKMKGDYMNVELVLKDGKKAINSKGETINKKLVFTAPKEFHIDVAEWK, from the coding sequence ATGAAAAAAACAATCCTAGTTATAACCGTTTCAATGATGATCGGGTTAGCCGGATGCGGCGGAGACCCTTATAAGGAAATCAAGGGTGATGTTGTTCATGTTGCCAGCCCCGATCTTCTGCTCCAAGGCCCGGTGAAAATTCCACTATCGGAGTATAAGTCCGATTATATGAGCCCCACGCCGCAGGTGGTTATCTACCTTCCGGCGGGATATGAAACGAACGATGCAAAGTACCCCGTGCTGTATATGCACGACGGGCAGAACCTCGATAAATGGAAGATTGCCGAAAATGTCAGCGCGTTAGTCGGGAAGGGGCTGATTCCCCCGATCATCGTGGTGGGTATCTACCATCGCGGCGATAAACGCATCTTCGATTATTCGCCGACGTTTAATAAAAATATCGGGTTCGGCGAAACTTCCGGCGGATTGACCAATTACGGGAAATTTCTCGTCGAGGTGGTGAAGCCCTATATCGACAGTCATTACCGCACGCTCGCCGGCCGTGAGAATACCGCGGTCATGGGCTCCTCGATGGGCGGCCTCGCGTCGTTCAATCTCCTCGGGTGGTACCCCGAAATTTTCAGTAAAGCGGGATGCCTGTCCCCGATCCTCCGTTGGAATGTAGTCGAGGGGGAGAAACTGAACAAACACCTTTTCTTTGAGAAGGATGCGAAGATTTATATCGACGGTGGATGGATGGAGACGGTCGAACGGTGGGATATGATACCGTCCATGCGAAAGATTCTGTCATGGCTGAATGCGTTCGGTTTCACGCAGGGTAAGCAGTACTACTACTACGAATTGCCCTCTGGGAACCATAACGAGTACGACTGGTCGATGCGGCTGTATATCCCGCTCATGTATTTCTTCGGAAATTCCGGCTCCGGGGTCAGGGAGTTATCGTTAACGGTGCTGCCGGTAAAAATAGGGAAGGGCGACATATCGACCGTTATTCCCGTCGCGGAGCTGTCCAACGGGATGAAGATGACTCCCATACCTGGGGCGTTCCAGTCCAGCGACCCTAAGACCGCGTCGGTCGATAAATGGGGCGCGGTAACCGGCCTGAAAGAAGGCGCGGTGAAGATCACCTATCAGTACGGAGGTATCGTACAGTCGGTCGACATGAACGTGATGGCGAAAAGCCGCGACGCGGTATCGGTTACGGTAAAAATTACCGTACCGCAGGGCTCGCCCGATTTTATAGTACGTATCCTGTCTCTCAACGGGAAATCCGACAATACGGCGATTACCCCGAAAAAAGCGGATAGCGGCGAATGGACGATCGGGTTCGATAAAATGAAAGGGGATTATATGAATGTCGAATTGGTTCTGAAGGACGGTAAGAAGGCAATTAACTCGAAGGGCGAAACGATTAATAAGAAGCTGGTATTTACCGCGCCGAAGGAATTCCATATCGACGTCGCTGAATGGAAGTAA
- a CDS encoding alpha/beta hydrolase produces the protein MKYLISAIISLTLLSCGQSAVKPAEYGQPYKIPPKELTSQYIKPAPQVVVYLPPSYDSSTNRYPVLYMHDGQNLGAWKLVQNMNSLMEKGLMPEIIVVGIYHRGDKRIYDLTPAKDANEKFASGGLPDYSKFLVKEVKPYIDSHYRTLADRKNTGVMGSSLGGISSFYITGWYPDVFGMAGVMSPSFWWNNRAVLGDIGKTLIFSNDVRIYFDGGWREGGDEPSMIADMRDVYLMMKGLGLKDGANLHYYEDPDGSHNEDNWSKRLKMPLLFLFSGYQPVYATPSILLFPPKLGKGDQSYLICWQGDTNGLMKKTIFPVEYKTDKPKIIEILPKGGIKGVAGGTALITAAGLEASISLNVLPESRDLMTVTLKVKAPSGTKAVKISVLTFNEKKTNGVVALGKSPDSGVWTAELKKMRGDRIEIELLNSEGMKGYSLKGEAVKKKIIFTANKDTEIEIGEWK, from the coding sequence ATGAAATATCTTATATCAGCGATCATCTCGCTTACCCTTCTTTCATGCGGGCAGTCCGCGGTCAAACCGGCGGAGTACGGCCAGCCGTATAAAATCCCCCCGAAGGAGCTGACGTCCCAATATATCAAGCCCGCCCCGCAGGTGGTGGTTTACCTGCCGCCGTCCTACGACTCCTCCACGAACCGTTACCCAGTGCTGTATATGCATGACGGGCAGAACCTCGGGGCATGGAAACTCGTACAGAACATGAACTCCCTGATGGAGAAGGGGCTGATGCCGGAAATCATCGTCGTCGGGATATACCATCGCGGCGACAAACGGATATACGACCTCACGCCCGCAAAGGACGCGAACGAAAAATTCGCGAGCGGCGGGCTTCCCGATTACTCGAAGTTCCTCGTGAAGGAGGTCAAGCCCTATATCGACAGTCATTACCGTACGCTCGCCGATCGAAAGAACACCGGCGTGATGGGCTCGTCGCTCGGCGGGATATCGTCGTTTTATATCACAGGATGGTATCCCGACGTGTTCGGGATGGCGGGGGTGATGTCGCCGTCGTTCTGGTGGAATAACCGAGCCGTATTGGGCGATATCGGCAAGACGCTGATATTCTCGAACGACGTTAGGATATACTTCGACGGCGGATGGCGCGAGGGCGGAGACGAACCGTCGATGATCGCCGATATGCGGGACGTTTACCTGATGATGAAGGGGCTCGGCCTCAAGGACGGCGCGAACCTTCATTACTACGAAGACCCCGACGGTTCGCATAACGAGGACAACTGGTCGAAGCGTCTCAAGATGCCGCTCCTGTTCCTCTTCAGCGGGTATCAGCCTGTGTACGCTACTCCTTCGATCCTCCTTTTCCCCCCGAAACTCGGGAAGGGCGACCAATCGTACCTGATCTGCTGGCAGGGCGATACCAACGGGCTGATGAAGAAAACCATTTTTCCCGTGGAGTATAAAACGGATAAGCCGAAGATCATAGAAATTCTGCCTAAGGGCGGTATAAAGGGTGTCGCGGGGGGCACGGCGCTGATTACGGCGGCCGGGTTGGAGGCGTCGATCAGCCTGAACGTCCTGCCGGAAAGCCGCGACCTGATGACTGTGACGTTGAAGGTAAAAGCCCCGTCCGGTACGAAGGCGGTAAAGATCAGCGTACTGACGTTCAACGAGAAGAAGACGAACGGGGTTGTGGCGCTCGGGAAATCTCCCGATAGCGGGGTATGGACGGCGGAACTGAAGAAAATGCGGGGCGACCGTATCGAGATCGAACTTCTGAACAGCGAAGGGATGAAGGGGTATTCCCTGAAAGGGGAAGCGGTGAAGAAGAAAATCATATTCACGGCGAATAAGGATACGGAAATAGAAATAGGAGAGTGGAAATGA